From Mobula birostris isolate sMobBir1 chromosome 8, sMobBir1.hap1, whole genome shotgun sequence, the proteins below share one genomic window:
- the LOC140202318 gene encoding histone-lysine N-methyltransferase 2B-like, whose protein sequence is MDLPMAMRFRHLKKTSKEAVGVYRSAIHGRGLFCKRNIDAGEMVIEYSGIVIRSVLTDKREKYYDSKGIGCYMFRIDDFEVVDATMHGNAARFINHSCEPNCYSRVINVEGQKHIVIFAMRRIYQGEELTYDYKFPIEDASNKLPCNCGARKCRRFLN, encoded by the exons ATGGACCTCCCAATGGCCATGAGGTTCCGGCACTTAAAAAAGACTTCCAAAGAAGCAGTGGGTGTGTACAG GTCTGCAATTCATGGTCGTGGTCTCTTCTGTAAGAGAAATATTGATGCAGGCGAGATGGTGATAGAATATTCCGGAATTGTTATTCGATCGGTGTTAACGGACAAGCGGGAGAAATACTACGACAGTAAG gggatcGGCTGTTACATGTTCCGCATCGACGACTTCGAGGTAGTGGACGCCACCATGCACGGAAACGCTGCCCGCTTCATCAACCACTCGTGCGAGCCCAACTGCTATTCGCGTGTGATCAACGTGGAGGGCCAGAAACACATCGTCATCTTCGCTATGCGCAGGATCTACCAGGGCGAGGAGCTCACCTACGACTACAAGTTCCCCATCGAGGACGCCAGTAACAAGCTGCCCTGCAACTGCGGggcccgcaagtgtcgccgctTCCTCAACTGA